The Pseudomonas sp. SCA2728.1_7 DNA segment CTGGCAAATCCCGCCTGCGGGTCCTTCATGCGGGCGCCGGCCATGATCGACATAGTGATTTCGGCCAGATAATCGAACACCAGATAGTCGAGCTTGCCGCCCTCCACCAACTGCGCGGCGGCGGTGGACGTATCTCCCCAGAATGCACTGGCGCATCCGATGCGAACGGTGGTGGGCATTTTTATCTCCGACTCAGCGACCTGCGACAGAAGTGTCTGGAGGCTACCAAGCAAGCGCTTGGTTTGTAAACAGTTGAAACTATCTTCTGCCCAAGCGCTTGCTTGGTTGCCGCTGGCGGCTTAAATTGCGCGCAACCCTGCGGTTTCAGGGGGCAACAGACTGATCGACTGTAGGAGAGAACGGGTGGACGAGCAAAAAGCCCTGAGGGTCATGCGCGATTTGGTTGATGAAGGCCAATTGACCGACCCCGACAGCGCCCGCGGCAAATTGCTGCAAGTGGCGGCTCACCTGTTTCGCAACAAAGGCTACGAACGCACTACGGTGCGCGATTTGGCCGGTGCTGTCGGCATCCAGTCAGGCAGCATTTTTCATCACTTCAAAAGCAAGGATGAAATCCTCCGCGCGGTGATGGAAGAAACCATCCGTTACAACACCGCGTTGATGCGTGCGGCGCTCGCCGACGCGACGAATGTACGCGAACGGGTGCTGGCGCTGATCCGCTGCGAACTGCAGTCGATCATGGGCGGCAGCGGTGAAGCCATGGCGGTGTTGGTTTATGAGTGGCGCTCGCTGTCCGAAGACGGTCAGGCCAAAGTGCTGGCGCTGCGTGATGTCTACGAGGACATCTGGCTGCAAGTGCTGGGTGAAGCCAAGGACGCTGGATTTATCCGTGGCGATGTATTTATTACCCGACGTTTCCTCACTGGTGCACTGTCGTGGACGACCACCTGGTTCCGTGCCGGCGGCAGTTTGAGCCTCGATCAGTTGGCCGATGAGGCATTGATTCTGGTCCTCGAAGCGCGTTGAAGCACTTTCTATCCAGCCGGGAAACTGGCTAACTGGGCGAAACCGCCTAGCTTGAATGCATTGATCGGTATTTTTTCGGGGAGTGGGGTGTTTTGAAGTCTTTGCCAATTCGGACGGCCGCGGGGTTGATGCTCGCAGCGCTGGCTG contains these protein-coding regions:
- a CDS encoding TetR/AcrR family transcriptional regulator, which encodes MDEQKALRVMRDLVDEGQLTDPDSARGKLLQVAAHLFRNKGYERTTVRDLAGAVGIQSGSIFHHFKSKDEILRAVMEETIRYNTALMRAALADATNVRERVLALIRCELQSIMGGSGEAMAVLVYEWRSLSEDGQAKVLALRDVYEDIWLQVLGEAKDAGFIRGDVFITRRFLTGALSWTTTWFRAGGSLSLDQLADEALILVLEAR